One Actinomycetota bacterium genomic window, TCGTGCCGACGCCGCCCCCCGGACGACCTCAGCGACCGCTCACCCGCGATCAGGACGGACAGGAACACCGCGTACGCGATGGCCAGGGGCAGGACCGCGTGCCGGAGCATCCAGCTCATCGGACGACCATCCCCCATGTCCGGACGAACACGTGCCAACCCGCCCACAGCCACACGGCGAAGACCGTCCATCTCACCACCGGCGACGTCACCGAGCGGATGATGTCGCTCAGCGTGGGCCAATCGTCGCTCCCTCGGGCGAGCCCGAACCCCTCCCACACCAGGAGGGCCCCGACCAGCACGACGTAACCGAACAGCGCGATCGCGCGACCGGACATCCCCACCTCCTCCGTCAGCTCGTGTCGGGCGGCGTGAGCCACAGGGACACGTGCGCCGGGTGCATGACGTCGTGCACCGTCCGACGCAGCTCCCCGGAGATCGAGTCGACGTCCACCTCGTCCCGCATCCGCGCGGAGAAGGACTCGACCGTCCGGACGGCGTCGTACCGGCGGCGGTAGAAGCGACGGTCGATGAACGACTGCAGCCGCGACCTCAGGGGGCCGAACAGCGCGGCCACGGCCAGGGTCGAGACCGCGATCACGAGGTTGTTCGTGCGCTGGTCGGTGATCGCGCGCATGACGCTCCCCACCCCGAGGACGCTGC contains:
- a CDS encoding DUF6186 family protein; the protein is MSGRAIALFGYVVLVGALLVWEGFGLARGSDDWPTLSDIIRSVTSPVVRWTVFAVWLWAGWHVFVRTWGMVVR